Proteins co-encoded in one Arachis hypogaea cultivar Tifrunner chromosome 11, arahy.Tifrunner.gnm2.J5K5, whole genome shotgun sequence genomic window:
- the LOC140176442 gene encoding uncharacterized protein has product MAAYYGKLKILWDELANCDQIPKCTCGGCKCSIGSQLEKRREEEKVHQLLMGLDDVSYATVRSSILATDPLPSLNRVYLMLIQEERVKTITKSADERGLVVGLTAHVSNKARGGGEHGEKAVTCSKCGKNGHDVKECFQIVGYP; this is encoded by the coding sequence ATGGCTGCATACTATGGGAAGTTGAAAATACTTTGGGATGAACTTGCAAACTGTGACCAGATTCCCAAATGCACCTGTGGTGGGTGCAAGTGTTCAATTGGCTCTCAACTTGAGAAgcgaagggaagaagaaaaggttcATCAACTCCTCATGGGTCTTGATGATGTCAGTTATGCCACTGTGAGGTCAAGTATCCTTGCAACCGATCCCTTACCTTCGCTTAATCGTGTGTACCTGATGTTAATTCAAGAGGAAAGGGTGAAGACAATCACCAAGTCGGCGGATGAAAGGGGATTGGTTGTGGGACTTACGGCGCATGTCAGCAACAAGGCTAGAGGGGGAGGTGAACATGGAGAAAAGGCCGTGACGTGTTCCAAGTGTGGCAAAAATGGGCATGATGTGAAAGAGTGTTTTCAAATAGTGGGTTACCCATAA